A portion of the Intestinibacillus sp. Marseille-P6563 genome contains these proteins:
- a CDS encoding helix-turn-helix domain-containing protein produces MEGAYLPGNIRQRMQELMKEHKITQAQLATRIGSTESAISRFVSGKTDKISTEHLLRIAKVFEVSTDFLLGEVNTPDRTNFDIEELGLSVQAARNLYTGKANAEIVNRLLESPRFAEVTYMIEQYFDDTLAAGFAGQNQMLTTLSAMLRRNVKTDAAVQAARTVNRQKVPVYQADLTMIQNTFMAALREVKKEIGNDFTAAQSLTKGITQQMFTELTKGADVHTPTITPEMISAAVTQSAAGMDGVQKEALDKFGQALTEFLQSTLDHAQEKQNADPEQ; encoded by the coding sequence ATGGAGGGAGCCTATCTGCCTGGCAATATCCGGCAGCGGATGCAGGAGCTTATGAAGGAACATAAAATTACCCAGGCACAGCTGGCGACCCGCATCGGCAGCACCGAGAGCGCCATCAGCCGGTTTGTCAGCGGTAAGACTGATAAGATCAGCACAGAACATTTGCTCCGCATTGCGAAAGTGTTTGAAGTCTCCACAGATTTCCTGCTGGGGGAAGTCAACACGCCCGACCGGACAAATTTTGATATTGAAGAACTGGGCCTGTCGGTGCAGGCGGCGCGGAATCTGTACACCGGGAAAGCCAATGCTGAAATTGTCAACCGCCTGTTAGAAAGCCCGCGCTTTGCAGAGGTCACCTACATGATCGAGCAGTATTTTGACGATACGCTGGCCGCCGGTTTCGCCGGACAGAACCAGATGCTTACCACCCTCAGCGCCATGCTGCGCCGGAATGTGAAAACGGATGCTGCGGTGCAGGCGGCCAGAACTGTCAACCGGCAGAAAGTTCCCGTATATCAGGCAGACCTGACGATGATACAGAACACATTTATGGCGGCGCTGCGGGAAGTGAAGAAAGAGATCGGCAACGATTTCACAGCAGCGCAGTCCTTGACCAAGGGCATCACTCAGCAGATGTTTACCGAACTCACCAAAGGGGCGGATGTTCATACTCCGACCATCACGCCCGAAATGATTTCCGCCGCCGTCACCCAGAGCGCAGCGGGGATGGACGGTGTGCAAAAGGAAGCATTAGACAAGTTCGGTCAGGCGCTGACGGAATTTCTCCAATCCACCTTAGACCACGCGCAGGAGAAGCAAAATGCCGACCCGGAGCAATGA
- a CDS encoding DNA primase family protein, with protein sequence MAKNEQSREVNQPIWFDGKSINEALFCDDFLSRHKIIYTNGAFFTPDGRVTDELPLRGEIFEELKCCAVSNIPRKISNIVELMKLAALVEDFPPETDRIHLANGTLFLDGNFVEGKPEIVRNRLPVAYNPNAPMPTRWLAFLDGLLYPEDVLTLQEYIGYCLIPSNKGQRMMVIKGNGGEGKSQIGAVLSALFGSNMKDGSIGKISENRFARADLEHILLCIDDDMRMEALRQTNYVKSIVTAQGKMDLERKGKQSYQGWMCARLLAFSNGDLQALFDRSDGFYRRQLVLTTKEKPVDRVDDPDLAEKVKAEVEGILLWAFEGLQRLIANNFRFTESQRTRENREAVKRDNNNVFDFLESEGYIRLKADASISSKDCYDIYRMWCEENSLTALKRRSFSDALVAACGKYNLEHCNTITNSSGRRVWGFMGIEAVARPHINEFTDASQCTYVPEDWRD encoded by the coding sequence GTGGCGAAGAACGAGCAATCGCGTGAGGTCAACCAGCCCATCTGGTTTGATGGCAAGAGCATCAATGAAGCCCTGTTTTGTGATGATTTTCTGAGCAGACACAAAATCATCTACACAAACGGGGCTTTTTTCACGCCCGATGGACGTGTGACCGATGAGCTGCCGCTGCGCGGTGAGATTTTCGAGGAACTGAAATGCTGCGCGGTCAGCAACATTCCCCGCAAAATCAGCAACATCGTGGAACTGATGAAGCTGGCGGCGTTGGTGGAGGATTTCCCGCCGGAGACTGACCGCATCCATCTGGCGAATGGGACACTGTTCCTTGACGGCAACTTCGTAGAGGGCAAGCCGGAGATCGTTCGCAACCGCCTGCCGGTAGCCTACAATCCCAACGCTCCCATGCCGACCCGCTGGCTGGCTTTTCTGGACGGGCTGCTCTACCCGGAGGACGTTCTCACTTTGCAGGAATATATCGGCTACTGCCTGATTCCCAGCAACAAGGGCCAGCGGATGATGGTCATTAAGGGCAACGGCGGCGAAGGCAAGAGCCAGATCGGCGCGGTGTTGTCCGCTCTGTTTGGCAGCAACATGAAAGATGGCAGCATCGGCAAAATTTCCGAGAACCGGTTCGCCCGCGCTGATCTGGAACACATTCTGCTGTGTATTGATGATGATATGCGGATGGAGGCGCTGCGGCAGACCAACTATGTAAAATCCATCGTCACCGCCCAGGGCAAGATGGATTTGGAGCGCAAGGGTAAGCAGAGCTATCAGGGATGGATGTGCGCCCGGCTGCTGGCGTTCAGCAACGGCGACTTGCAGGCTCTCTTTGACCGCAGCGACGGCTTTTACCGGCGGCAGTTGGTGCTGACCACAAAAGAGAAACCTGTTGACCGCGTGGATGATCCCGACCTGGCCGAGAAGGTGAAGGCCGAGGTGGAGGGCATTCTGCTGTGGGCTTTTGAGGGATTGCAGCGGCTGATAGCGAACAACTTCAGATTCACCGAGAGCCAGCGCACCAGAGAGAACCGTGAGGCTGTCAAGCGGGATAACAACAATGTGTTCGATTTTCTGGAATCCGAGGGCTATATCCGGCTGAAAGCGGATGCGTCCATCAGTTCAAAGGATTGCTACGACATTTACCGGATGTGGTGCGAGGAAAACAGTCTGACTGCACTCAAACGCCGCAGCTTCAGCGATGCGCTGGTGGCAGCCTGCGGCAAGTACAATCTGGAACACTGCAACACGATTACCAATTCGTCAGGACGCCGGGTGTGGGGCTTTATGGGAATCGAGGCAGTGGCAAGGCCGCATATAAACGAGTTTACGGACGCTTCACAGTGTACGTACGTACCGGAAGACTGGCGGGATTGA
- a CDS encoding virulence RhuM family protein: MAEDKNRPDQSQGEIVIYQAEDGLTKVECRFVDETVWLTQQQMAELFHTSRSNIVEHIGHIYEEGELDEVSTCRKFRQVRMEGNRQVTRELPFYNLDMIISLGYRVKSLIATQFRRWATERLKEYMIKGFTMDDERLKNLGGGNYWRELLERIRDIRSSEKVMYRQVLDLYATSVDYNPRSAESVAFFKMVQNKLHYAAHGHTAAEVIYERADADKPFMGLTTFSGDFPTAKDIGIAKNYLTEEELRVLNQMVSGYFDFAEVQAIRHRPMYMSDYVEQLDNILRATGEEVLTHAGKISHAQAMEKAKAEYKRYQAQTLSPVEEEYLKTIKQLGKTAKTEAEKQDDSSDPS, translated from the coding sequence ATGGCGGAAGACAAGAATAGACCGGACCAGAGCCAGGGCGAGATTGTAATTTATCAGGCTGAAGATGGGCTCACAAAAGTAGAGTGCCGGTTTGTAGACGAGACTGTTTGGCTGACGCAGCAGCAGATGGCGGAATTGTTCCACACGTCCAGAAGCAACATTGTGGAGCATATCGGCCACATCTATGAAGAAGGCGAACTGGATGAGGTTTCAACCTGTCGGAAATTCCGACAGGTTCGAATGGAGGGCAACCGGCAAGTAACCAGAGAGCTGCCTTTCTATAATCTGGACATGATCATTTCTTTGGGGTACAGGGTAAAATCCCTGATTGCCACCCAGTTTCGCCGGTGGGCCACGGAGCGCCTGAAAGAATATATGATCAAGGGCTTCACGATGGACGATGAACGCTTGAAAAATTTGGGCGGTGGCAACTATTGGCGCGAACTGCTGGAACGGATTCGGGACATTCGTTCTTCGGAAAAAGTGATGTATCGTCAGGTGTTGGACTTGTACGCCACCAGTGTGGACTATAACCCCAGAAGTGCGGAATCTGTTGCGTTTTTCAAAATGGTGCAGAACAAGCTTCATTATGCGGCGCATGGACATACGGCGGCGGAAGTGATCTATGAGCGGGCCGATGCAGATAAGCCGTTTATGGGGCTTACCACTTTTTCGGGCGACTTCCCCACGGCAAAAGATATTGGGATTGCCAAGAATTATTTGACAGAGGAAGAACTTCGGGTTCTGAATCAGATGGTATCCGGTTATTTTGATTTTGCCGAGGTGCAGGCCATCCGTCACCGGCCCATGTATATGAGCGATTATGTGGAGCAGCTAGATAACATTCTTCGGGCGACTGGGGAAGAAGTATTGACCCATGCAGGGAAAATCAGTCATGCACAGGCGATGGAAAAAGCGAAAGCAGAATATAAACGCTATCAGGCACAAACTCTTTCCCCTGTGGAGGAAGAATATCTGAAGACCATTAAGCAGCTGGGAAAAACGGCCAAGACAGAGGCGGAAAAGCAGGATGATTCTTCTGACCCAAGTTAA
- a CDS encoding CHC2 zinc finger domain-containing protein has protein sequence MNLFETVKSAVTVKQAAEHYGCKVNRGDMICCPFHDDRHPSMKLNRDYFYCFGCGATGDVIDFVARLFGLSSYEAAKKLAYDFGIDPDKPPAAVALNKPYPLARVFRNDEMYCQRVLCDYLHLLERWKVEYAPQSPEDELDDRFVEACQVIEYVDYLLDVLMFAELEQRVKAVDMLLKDGTISALEQRLKRLEKEVQHCGEERAIA, from the coding sequence ATGAATTTGTTTGAAACTGTAAAATCTGCTGTTACTGTGAAGCAGGCCGCCGAGCACTACGGATGCAAGGTCAACCGGGGCGACATGATCTGCTGTCCCTTCCACGATGACCGGCACCCCAGCATGAAGCTGAACAGAGATTACTTCTACTGCTTTGGCTGCGGGGCAACCGGGGACGTGATTGACTTTGTGGCGCGACTATTCGGCCTGAGCAGCTACGAGGCCGCAAAGAAACTGGCCTATGACTTCGGCATCGACCCGGACAAGCCCCCGGCAGCGGTAGCACTGAACAAACCGTACCCGCTGGCGCGGGTCTTCCGTAACGATGAGATGTACTGCCAGCGGGTGCTGTGTGATTATCTTCACCTGTTGGAACGCTGGAAGGTCGAGTATGCCCCGCAATCACCGGAGGACGAACTGGATGACCGCTTTGTGGAGGCGTGTCAGGTAATCGAGTATGTAGATTATTTGTTGGACGTGCTCATGTTTGCGGAACTGGAGCAGCGAGTAAAGGCGGTGGATATGCTCCTGAAGGATGGAACTATCTCCGCGCTGGAGCAGCGGCTGAAACGTCTGGAAAAGGAGGTGCAGCACTGTGGCGAAGAACGAGCAATCGCGTGA
- the mobV gene encoding MobV family relaxase: MEKAQYAIMRFAKYKGPEIGNIEAHNERTKEKYASNPDVDASRSKYNFHLVKPPGKYRAESERQIAAAGCRTRKDSIRMIETLFTASPEFFKGKKRAEIRVFFEEALHFLEQHQSKETIISAVVHMDEKTPHMHLCFVPLTEDGRLSAKDIMGNKKKLTWWQDEFWKHMVKKFPDLERGESASLTGRDHIPPRVFKEMTRLTKQKSKLEDLLTGINPFNAKSRAEEICKILDTYIPSVEKMDTLLRKYGVAFTKTASENKKLKTKNAELEESLASAQKVSALKQIEDFKLRCDYDSAVAILEQIPPEVLELYKHPHKKERETAYDR; encoded by the coding sequence ATGGAAAAAGCACAGTACGCGATTATGCGATTTGCAAAATATAAGGGGCCTGAAATCGGCAATATCGAGGCCCATAATGAGCGCACAAAGGAAAAGTACGCCAGCAATCCTGATGTGGACGCCAGCCGAAGCAAGTACAACTTCCATCTGGTCAAACCGCCCGGCAAGTACCGGGCGGAGTCAGAGAGGCAAATTGCCGCTGCCGGATGCCGTACCCGGAAAGACAGTATCCGTATGATCGAGACGCTGTTCACAGCCAGCCCGGAGTTCTTTAAGGGAAAGAAACGGGCGGAAATTCGGGTATTTTTTGAGGAAGCTCTGCATTTTCTGGAACAGCATCAATCCAAAGAGACAATTATATCCGCCGTGGTGCATATGGACGAGAAAACGCCCCATATGCACCTTTGTTTTGTCCCGCTGACGGAGGACGGCAGACTCAGCGCCAAAGATATTATGGGCAATAAAAAGAAGCTGACCTGGTGGCAGGATGAGTTTTGGAAACACATGGTCAAGAAGTTCCCAGATTTGGAACGAGGCGAAAGCGCCAGCCTGACCGGGCGTGACCATATCCCGCCCCGCGTATTTAAGGAGATGACCAGACTGACCAAACAGAAAAGCAAACTGGAGGATCTGCTCACTGGAATCAATCCCTTTAACGCCAAAAGCCGGGCGGAGGAAATCTGCAAGATTCTGGATACCTATATTCCCAGCGTGGAGAAGATGGACACACTGCTGCGGAAATATGGTGTGGCTTTTACGAAAACAGCATCCGAAAACAAAAAGCTGAAAACGAAAAATGCCGAGCTGGAAGAATCTCTTGCATCGGCGCAGAAAGTCAGTGCGTTGAAGCAAATCGAAGATTTCAAGCTGCGGTGCGACTATGACAGTGCCGTGGCGATATTGGAGCAGATACCGCCAGAAGTATTGGAACTTTATAAACACCCGCATAAAAAAGAAAGGGAAACTGCCTATGATAGATGA